In Ananas comosus cultivar F153 linkage group 10, ASM154086v1, whole genome shotgun sequence, the sequence TTGGAACTTAGCTCCCATTATTGTGCACGCCCAAATATCCATATGCCCACCGTCTTGTGCTGTTGTGCATGTGATTCTGAAGGTGCAGTTGCAACAAATaacagtaaaaatttaaataacaaGAGTTTGTGGGCTCAATAAATAACTCCCCTCACCACTTAGAAAGGAAAAGTGTTCATGAGCCCATCGTGACAGGAAATGGAATAAAGAGAGtttatataatagaaaaaaaaaatttactataaaaaGGAGGTCCAAATTCTCTCCTTACAACTTTAGCTCAGCACTTGAGCTCAAAAAATATGGTTCTCTCTTTCCCCTCTCTTCCCACAAAATGCTCACTTTTCGTCGTCCTTCACATTTTATTCTTCAATTTTTCGTACTCTGAGCGTTACGATGCGATATTCAGCTTCGGGGATTCTCTCTCCGACGCCGGTAACCTCCTCACTAAGGGTGTCCCTCCCGAACTCACCACCGCCCGCCGACCCTATGGCATGACCTTCTTCGGGCGCCCAACTGGTCGCTGCTCTGACGGCCGTCTAATCATCGACTTTCTAGGTATATGTTAAAGCTCATTATCGTACAATAAATAGCATAAGGAATCTCATTCACGGGTACGTACTTGTTTATGTTTATATAGCTGAGGAATTCGGGTTGCCACTGCCACCACCATCGCAAGCTCGCGGGCAAAACTTCCGTAAGGGAGCGAATTTCGCCGTGACGGGCGCCACCGCGCTTGACAACGACTTCTTCAAGGCGAGGGGCCTCGATGGTAAGATATGGAACAGCGGATCGTTGAGCACCGAGCTCCAGTGGTTCGAGTCGGTGAAGCCGTCTCTTTGCAGCACACAAAAAGGTACAGTCATGTATCATTCATAACTGTCTAGTACAATTGGTTGATATATTGTTGTTGAAAGTTACTTCTCTTAAACTTAGAGAGGTACGTATATGAATTTGAATGTAGATTGTAAGGACTATTTTGGTAAGTCTCTCTTCATGGTCGGAGAATTCGGAGGGAATGATTACAATGCGGCGATATTCTCTGGCCGACGGATGACTGAGGTGATGAGCTACGTGCCGCAGGTTGTCGACGCCATTTTGAAGGGTGTTGAGGTATGTGCGAAGTAAAAGAATGTACCTTAAGTACTGCAGCGTTTAAGTGTTTGATTGACTTAGCTTCTGCTACTATTTCTTTTATTACTAGCGAATAAGAAACGTAgcattttacaaataaaaagaaaatttattacTTAGTCGCTTGTTAATGAGTCAAAATGGACTTTTGGACTGCCAAGTGTGTACGTACGTACATGCTGAAACTCTTAATGGAGTCTTTATTTTGAGCTTCACTGAGAAGCTATATCAGTTAGTAACTAGATTTTCATAAGAATCACTAATAGCTTTTTCAAATAGCTTTATATATGGCCCTATTTTCTCCTGTCGTAGGGTAACGTTATGCGAGTAAGTACTCTCTGATTATGTTATTAGAAGGTACATGTATTATATTGAAATTTCCCAAACAACTTCtctttgcatatatatatatatgcctttGAGGCTCATCATTTCATTCATGCTTCCCGCTGCAGCAGAAGCTTTAGACTATTGCTGCTAAAAGTAAAATCAGAATCAAAGCTAAATAAATCACttacatatacatatttataattaatgaatGCAACAATAGATAGCAACTTTAAACTATAAACGAAGATTATAGTACCACTAAATTCGTTTCATTTAaacacgattttttttttctttcaacttgtACACACAGAGATTGATCAACCATGGAGCTAAGGATTTGGTGGTCCCAGGGGTTTTACCCATAGGATGCTTCCCTTTATACCTAACACTATACAATACAAGCAACAAAGGGGACTACAACCCTAGGACAGGGTGTTTAAAGAGGTTCAACACTTTATCTTTTCACCACAACATGGTGCTTCGCATAGAAGTAGAGAAGCTACAAAGGAAATACCCAGGAACGAGGATAATATATGGGGACTATTTTACACCCACCATGCAATTTGTGCTCACTCCTAAAAGATTCGGTCGGTGAGCTATcctttttgcttttgctttacATGCTTGCatgaattaattaaacaaatataGCGTTACTAGTGATCAATTGCGGTTTAAAAAGATTGCACGCATGCATGTGTGTGGGGATTTACATAACGACACAATTatgcattaaattattataagattaatttgttaattacTACATATGTACCAAGTCCAAtggttattatatatatttatgtgtcTCTTTACTTTTGATTTTAATAGGTTGTctgaaattaattataattttcttaGTACTCACTTTACTTTTACCTTCTTAAATGTATATTTAGTTACTATTGtatatcaaaagaaaaaaacaattatTCAGGGAAAAAGAGTCGAGCTATGATGTTGTTAGTGGCACTAAACAGTTTGTACTATTGGCTCTTTTGTGAGGCATCTGATATGACGATCAACACTATCAAAtatggtcatttgaatattatagaaattaaattttataatttttgaaaattattttcttagcTATCAACTCATCTATAAACAGTcaaaattaacataaaaaaaaatgaaattcactatctagaaaattcaaatgctttaaatcatatttaaagaTGTTAATCTTTGAAACAAACGCCTTAACATTAGAAAAAAGGACTT encodes:
- the LOC109716297 gene encoding LOW QUALITY PROTEIN: GDSL esterase/lipase At5g45910-like (The sequence of the model RefSeq protein was modified relative to this genomic sequence to represent the inferred CDS: inserted 1 base in 1 codon), whose amino-acid sequence is MVLSFPSLPTKCSLFVVLHILFFNFSYSERYDAIFSFGDSLSDAGNLLTKGVPPELTTARRPYGMTFFGRPTGRCSDGRLIIDFLAEEFGLPLPPPSQARGQNFRKGANFAVTGATALDNDFFKARGLDGKIWNSGSLSTELQWFESVKPSLCSTQKDCKDYFGKSLFMVGEFGGNDYNAAIFSGRRMTEVMSYVPQVVDAILKGVERLINHGAKDLVVPGVLPIGCFPLYLTLYNTSNKGDYNPRTGCLKRFNTLSFHHNMVLRIEVEKLQRKYPGTRIIYGDYFTPTMQFVLTPKRFGFSDGALKACCGAGGQGSYNFNFDIKCGERGLXACPNPSTHVSWDGIHLTEAAYRSIAKGWLNGPYADPPILR